One window of Chloroflexota bacterium genomic DNA carries:
- a CDS encoding beta-phosphoglucomutase family hydrolase, producing the protein MEEHTIEQQPRAVLWDLDGVIADTKALHLESWRVTLAELGVRLDEEAFHQAFGMRNSEGIPRMLGRPASSEEIQRIGQRKEALFREMLRGRLQPVPGVREWIARLRERGWRQAVASSAPRRNITAMLEELGLSEAFDATICGEELNTGKPDPEIFLRAAEAVGVPPERCVVVEDAMVGVEAARRAGMKCIAVTTTHPAPDLVAADLVVDTPAALPDDAFDALLDR; encoded by the coding sequence GTGGAGGAACACACGATCGAACAACAGCCACGCGCCGTCTTATGGGATCTGGATGGCGTCATCGCCGACACGAAAGCGTTGCACCTGGAGAGCTGGCGCGTCACGCTGGCGGAATTGGGCGTCAGGCTGGATGAGGAAGCGTTTCACCAGGCCTTCGGCATGCGCAATAGCGAGGGAATCCCCCGGATGCTGGGGAGGCCGGCCTCATCAGAGGAGATCCAGCGCATCGGACAGCGCAAAGAGGCGCTCTTTCGGGAGATGTTGCGCGGCCGCCTGCAGCCCGTGCCGGGAGTGCGCGAGTGGATCGCCCGGCTGCGAGAGCGGGGATGGCGACAGGCGGTGGCCTCCTCGGCGCCACGGCGGAACATCACCGCCATGCTGGAGGAGCTGGGATTGAGCGAGGCGTTCGATGCCACCATCTGCGGCGAGGAGCTGAACACGGGCAAGCCCGATCCGGAGATCTTCCTTCGGGCTGCGGAGGCGGTGGGCGTGCCGCCGGAGCGATGCGTCGTGGTAGAGGACGCTATGGTGGGGGTCGAGGCGGCCCGCCGGGCAGGCATGAAGTGCATCGCTGTGACCACGACGCACCCCGCGCCCGACCTGGTCGCGGCCGATCTCGTCGTGGATACGCCGGCGGCGTTGCCAGACGACGCCTTCGACGCGCTGCTAGACAGATGA
- the trmB gene encoding tRNA (guanosine(46)-N7)-methyltransferase TrmB, protein MGWANIDSMRRRYLSLEPFIPWRQSERPIDWRQRFGREAPLIVEIGFGNGAYLVQQALAHPDRDFVGIEMEWPSVQRGLRRIAQAGVSNVRIIQVDARVAFERLFTQRSVQHVYSLFPCPWRKEKHVKHRLFGHGFLRLLNSRLVDGGDVQVVTDYRPYVDWILEQVPDTGFGVRVEEVPPRFGTKYERKWSEQGQRRFYELSLSKQAHIDIPVKEDISLRTYRIDRFDPDRFQPAEARGEITVVFKSFLYDPKRQTGMVHVIAAEEGLTQSFWIEIVPREGAWVIRPAPGCGFVPTAAVQRALDLVYEAARGGE, encoded by the coding sequence ATGGGATGGGCTAATATCGATTCGATGAGACGACGTTATCTTTCGCTGGAGCCTTTCATTCCCTGGCGGCAGTCGGAGCGGCCCATCGACTGGCGACAGCGGTTCGGCCGTGAAGCGCCGTTGATCGTGGAGATCGGGTTTGGAAACGGCGCGTATCTGGTGCAGCAGGCCCTGGCGCATCCGGACCGGGACTTCGTCGGGATCGAGATGGAATGGCCCTCCGTCCAGAGGGGGCTGCGGCGCATCGCTCAGGCGGGCGTGTCCAACGTCCGGATCATCCAGGTGGACGCCCGGGTCGCGTTCGAACGGCTCTTTACCCAACGATCCGTGCAGCATGTCTACTCCCTGTTCCCCTGTCCCTGGCGCAAGGAGAAGCACGTCAAGCATCGCCTGTTCGGCCACGGTTTCCTCAGGCTGCTGAACAGCCGGCTGGTCGATGGTGGGGACGTTCAGGTGGTCACCGATTATCGGCCTTACGTGGATTGGATCCTCGAGCAGGTGCCGGACACCGGGTTCGGGGTCCGGGTGGAGGAGGTTCCCCCTCGCTTCGGCACCAAGTATGAGCGCAAGTGGTCCGAACAGGGGCAGAGGCGATTCTACGAACTATCGCTGTCCAAGCAGGCTCATATCGATATCCCGGTCAAAGAGGACATCTCGTTGAGGACATATCGCATCGATCGTTTCGATCCGGATCGCTTTCAGCCGGCGGAGGCGCGAGGGGAGATCACGGTCGTCTTCAAGTCGTTTCTCTATGACCCCAAGCGCCAGACGGGGATGGTCCACGTGATCGCGGCGGAGGAGGGGCTGACGCAGAGCTTTTGGATCGAGATCGTCCCTCGTGAGGGGGCGTGGGTGATCCGGCCGGCCCCCGGCTGCGGCTTCGTTCCGACCGCGGCCGTTCAGCGCGCGTTAGACCTGGTGTATGAGGCGGCGCGTGGGGGAGAATGA
- a CDS encoding aldehyde ferredoxin oxidoreductase family protein, producing MPYGFHNKILRVDLSTGETRIEQPGEKFFRTYLGGWGLIAYYLLKELKPGTDPLGPENLLIFAPGVTTGIPIGGSGRNAVGAKSPLTGGFGEGDVGGFWGAELKHAGWDAIIVTGQAEKPVYLWIRDDQVEIRDASHLWGKETAEVENLLKEELGDGRLRVTQCGLAGENLVRYACVINDTTRAAGRTGLGAVMGSKRLKAIAVRGTGQVALADREKVMEVGGWLREHFMEEWTGGLHDHGTDGGLLFLSESGGLPTRNFQEGAFEGAQKITGETMTNTILVGRDTCYACPVTCKRKVKTDNRYKVDPVYGGPEYETAGSLGSCCGIDDLEAISYGNQLCNAYGMDTISAGVTIAWAMECFERGLLTKEDTGGLDLHFGNAEAMITLLEQIARREGFGDLLAEGSLRAAQKIGRGTEKYAMQVKGQEVPMHEPRIKFALDLGYATSPTGADHMHNIHDTSYESEGKAIQDMRSLGILDPLPADTLGIEKVRLAKYHIDWQVFWNCMGLCMFMPYSKEQMRDIVRGVTGWNSSVFELMKVGERALAMARAFNYREGFTAKDDVAPWRFSTPFESGPAKGVAVPAEDIQEAIELYYEMNGWDKETGAPTAGKLRELGISWVADLLYGS from the coding sequence ATGCCTTATGGATTCCACAACAAGATCCTGCGTGTCGATCTGTCGACGGGAGAGACCCGAATTGAGCAGCCGGGCGAGAAGTTCTTCCGTACCTATCTGGGTGGTTGGGGGCTCATCGCCTATTATCTGCTCAAGGAATTAAAGCCGGGCACCGATCCCCTGGGGCCGGAGAACCTGCTCATCTTCGCCCCGGGAGTCACCACGGGCATCCCCATCGGCGGCAGCGGCCGCAACGCTGTGGGGGCGAAATCTCCGCTCACCGGTGGCTTCGGCGAGGGGGATGTGGGCGGCTTCTGGGGAGCGGAGCTGAAGCACGCCGGATGGGATGCGATCATCGTCACGGGGCAAGCTGAGAAGCCGGTCTACCTGTGGATCCGCGATGACCAGGTGGAGATTCGGGATGCCTCTCATCTGTGGGGCAAGGAGACCGCCGAGGTGGAGAATCTCCTGAAGGAGGAGTTGGGGGACGGCCGCCTTCGGGTGACTCAGTGCGGCCTGGCCGGCGAGAATCTGGTCCGTTATGCCTGCGTCATCAACGACACCACCCGGGCCGCCGGTCGCACCGGGCTGGGCGCGGTGATGGGCTCCAAGCGACTCAAGGCCATCGCCGTGCGCGGGACGGGGCAGGTGGCGCTCGCCGATCGGGAGAAGGTGATGGAAGTGGGCGGCTGGCTGCGGGAGCACTTCATGGAGGAGTGGACGGGCGGCCTGCATGACCATGGCACCGATGGCGGGCTGTTGTTCCTCAGCGAGTCGGGCGGATTGCCCACCCGCAACTTCCAGGAGGGGGCCTTTGAGGGCGCGCAGAAGATCACCGGCGAGACGATGACGAACACCATCCTGGTGGGCCGCGATACCTGTTATGCCTGCCCGGTGACCTGTAAGCGCAAGGTGAAGACGGATAACCGGTATAAGGTGGACCCGGTCTATGGAGGGCCGGAGTATGAGACGGCGGGCTCGCTGGGCTCCTGCTGCGGCATCGACGATCTGGAGGCCATTTCTTACGGGAACCAGCTGTGCAACGCCTATGGGATGGACACCATCTCCGCCGGTGTGACTATCGCCTGGGCTATGGAGTGCTTTGAGCGGGGACTACTGACCAAGGAAGACACGGGCGGGCTTGACCTGCACTTCGGCAATGCGGAGGCCATGATCACCCTGCTCGAGCAGATCGCTCGTCGCGAGGGGTTCGGCGATCTGCTGGCGGAGGGCTCCTTGCGGGCGGCTCAGAAGATCGGTCGTGGGACCGAGAAGTACGCCATGCAGGTCAAGGGCCAGGAGGTCCCCATGCACGAGCCCCGAATCAAGTTCGCCCTGGACCTGGGATATGCCACCTCGCCCACCGGCGCCGATCACATGCATAACATCCACGACACCAGCTACGAATCGGAGGGCAAGGCCATTCAGGATATGCGCTCTTTGGGCATCCTGGATCCCCTGCCGGCCGACACGTTGGGCATCGAGAAGGTGCGTCTGGCCAAGTACCATATCGACTGGCAGGTGTTCTGGAACTGCATGGGGCTGTGCATGTTCATGCCCTATAGCAAGGAGCAGATGCGGGACATCGTGAGGGGCGTGACGGGGTGGAATAGCTCCGTCTTCGAGCTGATGAAGGTGGGAGAGCGGGCGCTGGCTATGGCCCGTGCCTTCAACTATCGGGAGGGGTTTACTGCCAAGGACGACGTGGCGCCCTGGCGCTTCTCCACGCCGTTCGAGTCCGGCCCGGCGAAGGGAGTGGCCGTGCCCGCCGAGGATATCCAGGAGGCGATCGAGCTCTATTATGAGATGAACGGATGGGACAAGGAGACGGGAGCGCCCACCGCGGGCAAGCTGCGCGAGCTGGGAATTAGCTGGGTGGCCGATCTGCTCTATGGGAGCTGA
- a CDS encoding hydantoin racemase: protein MTTIGLIRVLTTDDPDVLARHGRLIEAFIDDPELRVVNRCIEGYPEGLWNERLEREAVPAIVALGQALVRDAGADALFVSCAADPGVPELRQAVSVPVVGAGSAAAAMALSLGRPVGAISIVEGVLAPVAGVLGDRLVGWGVPDGVKTTLDLMSPEGKERAVVAARRLLDRGAGVILLACTGFSTIGLAPYLQEQLGCPVIDPVVAGGLTAYYAAVGNQEVVFARAPSS, encoded by the coding sequence ATGACCACCATCGGCCTGATTCGCGTGCTGACCACCGACGATCCGGACGTCCTGGCTCGGCATGGGCGGTTGATCGAGGCGTTCATCGACGACCCGGAACTGCGGGTCGTCAATCGGTGCATTGAGGGCTATCCAGAAGGATTGTGGAATGAACGGTTGGAGCGAGAGGCGGTGCCCGCCATCGTGGCTCTGGGGCAGGCCCTGGTGCGGGATGCTGGAGCCGATGCGCTGTTCGTGAGCTGTGCGGCGGATCCTGGCGTGCCGGAGCTGCGCCAGGCCGTGTCGGTACCCGTCGTCGGTGCTGGCTCGGCCGCGGCTGCCATGGCGTTGTCCCTGGGGAGGCCGGTGGGCGCCATCAGTATCGTAGAGGGCGTGCTGGCCCCGGTCGCCGGGGTGCTCGGCGATCGCCTGGTCGGTTGGGGGGTGCCGGATGGCGTGAAGACGACCCTGGATCTAATGTCGCCGGAGGGGAAGGAGCGCGCCGTGGTCGCGGCCCGGCGCCTGCTCGATCGCGGTGCCGGCGTGATCCTCCTGGCCTGCACGGGATTCTCGACCATTGGCCTGGCCCCATATCTTCAGGAGCAGTTGGGGTGCCCGGTGATCGATCCCGTTGTCGCCGGAGGGCTGACGGCGTATTATGCTGCCGTTGGAAACCAGGAAGTTGTCTTCGCCCGAGCCCCATCCTCATGA
- a CDS encoding MATE family efflux transporter, whose amino-acid sequence MKRPQQWGLPHVTTWWVGIQRIATGGDEIGRVVNQLAWPVIMENLLQTLLGVVDMMMVSHLGASAVAGVGAANQVIWVLGASFSAVMVGTTVLVAHAIGAGDRAQANRVVKQSVLLALLIAAVLGTLGHLYAEEIIFLMGAEPDVAAAGGTYLRIIMQMVFFMITMFVVGAALRGAGDTQTPMKVTAFINLVHVAIAYGLIFGHFGLPRLGVAGSAWAASFSRMTGTAILVAVLLRGRAPVSLRGRGGWRPDLQLIQRLFRIGVPSMVEQGLLSVGMLLYGVLVIRMGTKIYAAQRITFQMISLSFMPGIGFATAATTLVGQSLGAGDPERAERGAWRATFSALTWMSTMGFLVAAFGRPLMRLFIDDPEIIQMGADALKVIALTQPPQAFAQVLAGALRGAGDTRFPMWVTTAGIWLIRLPLAYLFGPVMRLSLAMIYVSNIVDGTIRAILVYIRFQRGHWKEIEV is encoded by the coding sequence GTGAAACGGCCACAGCAATGGGGTCTCCCTCATGTGACAACCTGGTGGGTGGGGATCCAGCGAATCGCCACGGGCGGTGACGAGATCGGCCGGGTCGTGAACCAACTGGCCTGGCCGGTGATCATGGAGAACCTGCTACAGACGCTGTTGGGCGTCGTCGACATGATGATGGTCTCCCACCTGGGCGCCAGCGCGGTCGCCGGGGTAGGGGCGGCCAATCAGGTGATCTGGGTGCTGGGCGCCTCCTTCTCCGCGGTGATGGTGGGCACGACCGTGCTAGTCGCCCACGCCATCGGGGCGGGCGATCGGGCACAGGCGAACCGAGTCGTGAAACAATCGGTGCTGCTGGCCCTGCTCATCGCCGCCGTCCTCGGCACCCTGGGCCACCTCTACGCCGAGGAGATCATCTTCCTCATGGGCGCGGAGCCGGATGTAGCCGCGGCGGGCGGCACCTACCTGCGGATCATCATGCAGATGGTCTTCTTCATGATCACCATGTTCGTGGTGGGCGCCGCCCTGCGCGGCGCCGGGGACACCCAAACCCCCATGAAGGTGACCGCCTTCATCAACCTGGTGCATGTCGCGATCGCCTACGGGCTGATCTTCGGCCACTTCGGCCTGCCACGTCTGGGCGTGGCGGGCTCGGCATGGGCCGCCAGTTTCTCCCGCATGACGGGCACGGCGATCCTGGTGGCCGTCCTGCTCCGCGGCAGAGCCCCCGTCAGCCTGCGCGGCCGGGGCGGATGGCGGCCGGATCTGCAACTAATCCAGCGGCTGTTCCGTATCGGGGTCCCCTCCATGGTCGAGCAGGGGCTTCTCAGCGTCGGCATGCTCCTGTACGGCGTGCTGGTCATCCGGATGGGGACCAAGATCTATGCCGCCCAGCGGATCACCTTCCAGATGATCTCCCTGTCCTTCATGCCGGGCATCGGCTTCGCCACGGCGGCCACCACGCTGGTCGGCCAGAGCCTGGGAGCGGGGGACCCGGAGCGCGCGGAGCGAGGGGCCTGGCGGGCCACGTTCTCCGCGCTGACCTGGATGTCCACAATGGGGTTCCTGGTGGCCGCCTTCGGCCGCCCCCTCATGCGGCTTTTCATCGACGACCCGGAGATCATCCAGATGGGAGCCGACGCGCTGAAGGTGATCGCCCTCACACAGCCTCCCCAGGCCTTCGCTCAGGTGCTGGCCGGCGCCCTGCGCGGGGCAGGGGACACCCGCTTCCCCATGTGGGTAACCACGGCCGGCATCTGGCTGATACGGCTGCCCCTGGCCTATCTGTTCGGCCCGGTGATGCGACTGAGCCTGGCGATGATTTACGTATCCAACATCGTCGACGGCACGATCAGGGCCATTCTGGTATATATACGTTTCCAGCGCGGGCACTGGAAAGAGATCGAGGTATGA
- a CDS encoding trypsin-like serine protease, with amino-acid sequence MRKILGGLARLLGWLMIAVIGGAVGALITVWYLQANPTAQRTDLILWSHRAEPTTLRVAIASPELPTPTATPTHTPTPTRTPTPEPTPAHTRDSAPTPTPSIAEVVQRVGAAVVTVVNYQGTIDHFGVEMESEVRGSGVIVHPQGYIVTNHHVIADHQNLEVILADGKVMEARWVASDPDRDLALIQIDGTTTQLPVASWGDSDSLRPGEWVLAIGSALGDLTNTVTFGIVSGVNRQLDLEEGRTIEGLIQTDAAINRGNSGGPLVNLHGEIVGINAWIIRQDDGPDHTVAEGLGFAIPSRVAHQIVSQWIAIDSNNPE; translated from the coding sequence ATGAGAAAAATCCTCGGAGGGCTCGCCCGCCTGTTGGGCTGGCTGATGATCGCAGTGATCGGCGGGGCGGTCGGGGCGCTGATCACGGTGTGGTATCTGCAGGCGAACCCGACCGCGCAACGTACCGACCTGATTCTGTGGTCACACAGGGCCGAGCCAACGACTTTGCGCGTGGCCATCGCATCGCCCGAGCTCCCCACCCCAACGGCCACCCCAACTCATACACCGACGCCCACGCGCACGCCCACCCCCGAGCCCACGCCCGCCCACACGAGGGATTCCGCGCCGACGCCAACGCCCTCCATCGCGGAGGTCGTGCAACGGGTAGGGGCTGCCGTCGTGACCGTCGTCAATTACCAGGGGACGATCGATCACTTCGGCGTCGAGATGGAATCTGAGGTCCGGGGATCCGGCGTGATCGTACACCCGCAGGGATACATCGTAACGAACCACCACGTCATCGCGGATCACCAGAATCTGGAGGTGATCCTGGCGGACGGGAAGGTGATGGAGGCCCGCTGGGTGGCCAGTGATCCCGATCGGGACTTGGCGCTGATCCAGATAGACGGGACGACGACGCAGCTCCCGGTGGCCTCCTGGGGGGATTCAGACTCGCTGCGTCCTGGCGAGTGGGTTTTGGCCATCGGCAGCGCGCTGGGGGATCTGACCAACACGGTGACGTTCGGCATCGTCAGCGGGGTGAATCGGCAATTGGACCTGGAAGAGGGCAGGACCATCGAGGGGCTGATCCAGACGGATGCCGCGATCAATCGCGGCAACTCCGGAGGTCCCCTGGTGAATCTACACGGGGAGATCGTCGGCATCAACGCGTGGATCATCCGGCAGGACGACGGCCCCGACCACACGGTAGCAGAGGGGTTGGGATTTGCCATCCCCAGCCGGGTGGCCCACCAGATCGTCAGCCAGTGGATCGCCATCGACAGCAACAATCCGGAGTGA
- a CDS encoding sigma-70 family RNA polymerase sigma factor → MMDLFSPYDDLDGAAMTEKIPLRPDAGSMELDDDYSDDLAGTETINDPVRMYLQEIGRHPLLTSEEEILLAKRIQRGKEAKRRLMEGAPVEDHEALLMDIWDAQRAQDRLAQSNLRLVVSVARHYVGRGLSLMDLIQEGNIGLLRAVEKFDYRMGYKFSTYATWWIRQAISRAIADQARTIRIPVHMIENINRQVRVQRELQQKLGREPTAEEIVLEMDILSAEDKEQILQARAAGRRADEAVERRLQKAVNKVRSITQVSQEPISLEMPVGSEEQVSLGDFIEDDSLPGPVDQAALLLLKEQLADILSALPERERKVLEMRFGLKDGNSHTLEEVGQAFGVTRERIRQIEAKALRKLRGPLSVRKLRDYLA, encoded by the coding sequence ATGATGGATCTCTTCTCCCCCTACGATGATCTCGACGGAGCTGCTATGACCGAGAAGATCCCTCTGCGACCAGATGCGGGCTCAATGGAATTGGACGACGACTATTCGGATGATCTGGCGGGCACTGAGACGATCAACGACCCGGTTCGTATGTATCTGCAGGAGATCGGGCGTCACCCGTTGCTCACCTCCGAAGAGGAGATCCTGTTGGCTAAGAGGATCCAGCGAGGTAAGGAGGCCAAGCGTCGTCTGATGGAGGGGGCGCCCGTTGAGGATCACGAGGCTTTGCTCATGGATATCTGGGATGCCCAGCGCGCACAGGACCGCCTGGCGCAGTCCAACCTGCGTCTGGTGGTCAGCGTGGCCCGGCATTACGTTGGGCGGGGGCTGTCCCTGATGGATCTGATTCAAGAGGGGAACATCGGTCTGTTGCGGGCTGTGGAGAAGTTCGATTATCGGATGGGGTACAAGTTCAGCACCTACGCCACCTGGTGGATCCGCCAGGCGATCAGCCGGGCGATCGCGGATCAGGCGCGCACGATCCGCATCCCCGTGCATATGATCGAGAACATCAACCGGCAGGTGCGGGTGCAGCGGGAGCTCCAGCAGAAGCTGGGGCGAGAGCCCACCGCGGAGGAGATCGTGCTGGAGATGGATATCCTCTCCGCGGAGGACAAGGAGCAGATCCTGCAAGCGCGTGCGGCTGGCCGCCGCGCGGACGAAGCCGTGGAGCGGCGGCTGCAGAAAGCCGTCAACAAGGTGCGCAGCATCACCCAGGTGTCGCAGGAACCCATCTCCTTGGAGATGCCGGTCGGATCGGAGGAGCAGGTTTCGTTGGGCGATTTCATCGAGGATGACAGTCTGCCGGGCCCTGTCGATCAGGCTGCGTTGCTTTTACTCAAGGAGCAATTGGCGGATATCCTCAGCGCGCTTCCGGAGCGTGAGCGGAAGGTGCTGGAGATGCGGTTCGGATTGAAGGATGGCAACAGCCACACGCTGGAGGAGGTGGGACAGGCCTTCGGCGTCACCCGGGAGCGCATTCGGCAGATCGAGGCGAAGGCACTGCGAAAGTTGCGAGGGCCCCTGAGCGTGCGCAAGCTGCGCGATTATCTGGCGTAG
- a CDS encoding DNA primase: MSVVDEIKERLDIVEVISAYVPLKRAGRRYKGLCPFHTEKTPSFVVFPETGTWHCFGACGTGGDIFTFIMRRENLDFREALELLARQAGVELEPPRPSDSEAEQQRDRLRAVCAAAALYYHHLLLHHPEAERARAYLAGRGVNEEAIRSFQLGYALDDWEAGQRYLLEQGYALEDIAAAGLVIERQRGSGYYDRFRGRVMIPICDVQGRVIAFGARSLDGSQPKYMNSPQSPIFDKSRALFGLDKARQAIRAADQVIIVEGYMDVIAAHQHGYANVVASMGTALTEAQLRQLKRYTKNFTLALDPDTAGQQATLRGLEQARQALDREMVPVPSPDGLVRYERRLQAELRILSLPDGQDPDEVIRGDPDGWPALVDRALPIIDFYLQRAVETYDLNTARGKASAVAEIVPLIRELSDEVMRQHYIQLLARRVQVDERIIEQQVARRTRNGRQPVSRAMPADVPKSERLDVEEYCLAQIIARPELIPQVIEELARVSLTPLEADDFERTENREIFEAIQSAEGSWRGAEFAERLSAALQPQWTRLSQAVARMPVLPTEHAVKDMVDTILRLRAARVRRSLSELQRLLAEAQEAEDDVAAHDYGQLVRDRTREIGRLQTILAQRTLVGKRG; this comes from the coding sequence ATGAGCGTCGTCGATGAGATCAAAGAGCGTCTCGACATCGTCGAGGTCATCTCCGCTTACGTTCCTCTAAAACGCGCCGGGCGTCGTTACAAGGGGTTGTGCCCATTTCACACCGAGAAGACCCCTTCCTTTGTGGTCTTCCCGGAGACGGGCACCTGGCACTGTTTCGGAGCGTGCGGCACCGGAGGTGATATCTTCACCTTCATCATGCGCCGCGAGAATCTGGATTTTCGCGAGGCGCTGGAGCTATTGGCGCGCCAGGCGGGCGTCGAGTTGGAGCCCCCCCGGCCGAGTGACTCGGAGGCGGAGCAGCAGCGTGATCGGCTCCGGGCGGTATGTGCCGCCGCTGCCCTCTACTACCACCACTTGTTGCTTCATCACCCCGAGGCGGAACGGGCGCGAGCGTATCTGGCTGGACGCGGCGTGAACGAGGAGGCGATACGCTCCTTCCAGCTCGGTTACGCTTTGGATGATTGGGAGGCAGGCCAGCGATATCTGCTGGAGCAAGGGTATGCTCTGGAGGACATCGCGGCTGCGGGTCTGGTCATTGAGCGGCAGCGCGGCAGTGGATACTACGATCGCTTTCGGGGCCGCGTGATGATTCCCATCTGCGATGTGCAGGGACGGGTCATCGCCTTCGGCGCTCGTTCGCTCGATGGCAGCCAGCCCAAGTACATGAATTCCCCCCAATCGCCCATCTTTGACAAGAGCCGTGCGTTGTTTGGCCTGGACAAGGCGCGTCAGGCCATCCGCGCGGCCGATCAGGTCATCATTGTGGAAGGGTACATGGATGTGATCGCCGCGCACCAGCACGGATATGCCAACGTCGTCGCCTCTATGGGGACGGCGCTCACCGAGGCGCAACTGCGCCAGCTCAAGCGGTATACCAAGAACTTCACCCTGGCATTGGATCCCGACACGGCGGGTCAGCAGGCCACGCTTCGGGGGTTGGAGCAAGCGCGGCAGGCGTTGGATCGGGAGATGGTACCCGTCCCCTCCCCGGATGGTCTGGTGCGCTACGAGCGTCGGTTGCAGGCGGAGCTTCGGATCCTCTCTCTGCCGGATGGCCAGGACCCGGACGAGGTGATCCGCGGCGACCCGGATGGGTGGCCCGCCCTGGTGGATCGGGCGCTCCCGATTATCGACTTCTATTTGCAGAGGGCCGTTGAGACCTATGACCTGAACACGGCTCGGGGGAAAGCCTCAGCCGTGGCCGAGATCGTACCTCTGATCCGGGAGCTCTCCGATGAGGTGATGCGGCAGCATTATATCCAGCTCCTGGCGCGTCGGGTGCAGGTCGATGAGCGTATCATCGAGCAACAGGTCGCCCGGCGGACGCGGAACGGGCGGCAGCCTGTTTCACGCGCCATGCCCGCCGATGTCCCCAAGTCCGAGCGGCTGGACGTCGAAGAGTATTGTCTGGCTCAGATCATCGCCCGGCCGGAGCTGATCCCTCAGGTGATCGAGGAGTTGGCCCGGGTATCCCTGACGCCGCTTGAGGCCGACGACTTTGAACGGACGGAGAATCGCGAGATCTTCGAGGCGATCCAGTCCGCGGAGGGTTCCTGGCGGGGGGCGGAGTTCGCGGAGCGGCTTTCGGCCGCTTTGCAGCCGCAATGGACCAGATTGTCTCAGGCCGTAGCCCGGATGCCCGTGCTGCCGACGGAGCACGCCGTCAAGGACATGGTGGATACGATCCTGCGCCTGCGCGCCGCGCGTGTGCGCCGGTCTTTAAGCGAGCTGCAACGGCTGCTCGCGGAGGCCCAGGAGGCGGAGGACGACGTGGCCGCCCATGATTATGGGCAGCTGGTCCGGGACCGCACGCGAGAGATCGGCCGGTTGCAGACGATCCTCGCACAGCGCACTCTGGTAGGAAAGCGCGGGTAA
- a CDS encoding MurR/RpiR family transcriptional regulator: MFQERIRRIYPILPPSHQVIADFLLNSYQEAAFMSGSQLAQHLQVDPATVVRFSQRLGYSGYPQLRQEMQELVRQEIRARYQPLTEEETPGELYRRTVHNARELLSQMVVLDAGQAITEIVRHLAEARHIYLLSEGTEAHAVALFAALLRRQGLDAQAVPPGQRAIAEAMCDVGEGDVVIGMLLDDDGYDLAAAVQLARDRGAFTAAFVGVPSSTLARSAEVAITCPQAELPHLTCGLVLLVSIAHILSLLHPRPEAEERAEQVRAVMDQLEALRQQAARRR, encoded by the coding sequence ATGTTCCAGGAAAGAATCCGCCGGATCTACCCGATCCTGCCGCCCAGCCACCAGGTCATTGCGGATTTCCTCCTGAACTCGTATCAGGAGGCGGCCTTCATGTCTGGCTCCCAGCTGGCCCAGCACCTGCAAGTCGACCCCGCGACTGTGGTTCGGTTCTCACAGCGTTTGGGATACTCCGGCTATCCCCAGCTACGCCAGGAGATGCAGGAACTCGTGCGCCAGGAGATCCGAGCGCGCTACCAGCCGTTGACGGAGGAGGAGACCCCGGGCGAGCTGTACCGTAGGACGGTCCACAACGCGCGCGAGCTGCTCTCTCAGATGGTGGTGCTGGACGCCGGGCAGGCGATCACCGAGATCGTCCGGCATCTGGCCGAGGCTCGTCACATCTATCTGCTGAGCGAGGGGACGGAGGCGCACGCGGTCGCTTTGTTCGCCGCTTTGTTGCGGCGGCAGGGCCTGGATGCCCAGGCGGTCCCGCCCGGCCAGCGCGCCATAGCGGAGGCGATGTGTGACGTCGGGGAGGGGGATGTCGTCATCGGCATGCTCCTGGACGACGATGGATACGACCTCGCTGCCGCCGTCCAGTTGGCTCGAGATCGCGGCGCCTTTACCGCCGCGTTCGTGGGGGTCCCGAGCTCCACGCTGGCTCGCTCGGCCGAAGTTGCCATCACATGCCCACAGGCCGAACTCCCCCATCTCACCTGCGGGCTCGTCCTGTTGGTCTCCATAGCCCACATCCTGTCCCTGTTGCATCCCAGGCCGGAGGCGGAGGAGCGCGCCGAGCAGGTGCGGGCCGTCATGGATCAGCTGGAGGCGTTGCGTCAGCAGGCGGCGCGGCGCCGATAG